The Methylomagnum ishizawai genome has a window encoding:
- a CDS encoding glycosyltransferase 61 family protein yields the protein MPNRYDAPANDHAPDAMSLQYFDDVPIMPYTRLLGGGSPHEGGPVWPDWERQTTARHCRKGQPCDHPPIELPIEDILAEPVAWAGPIVPHFGHQISEFSLRILPTLAEWPEAVFAFAANPLRKITSPATAPGFFRDILAWFGVAPERTRVLAKPTLAPRLCVAPQAEQLGRIGPAPDYLDLLDALARQRLGRPVRRGRLYVSRAGQSARFAGERYLETALVAAGVTVFRPEKVALAQQLRRYAIAEHVIFAEGSALHGTQLLGRTLGRVSILCRRPGSRVAEVFVQPRAQSLEYLDFGAKLIHGLDEAGKAADSRGITVLDEALLLDGLERLGIPIRRHWDSARYQAACVADTKEWLAHFARGRRLAVPGARERVLACLAACGFAALAPAIDAPPPRPARAASTSR from the coding sequence GTGCCGAACCGCTATGATGCGCCTGCCAACGACCACGCCCCCGATGCCATGAGCCTGCAATACTTCGACGATGTGCCGATCATGCCCTATACCCGCCTGCTCGGCGGCGGCTCGCCGCACGAGGGCGGGCCGGTGTGGCCGGATTGGGAGCGCCAGACCACGGCGCGGCATTGCCGCAAGGGCCAGCCCTGCGACCATCCGCCCATCGAACTGCCCATCGAGGATATCCTGGCCGAACCGGTCGCCTGGGCCGGTCCCATCGTCCCCCATTTCGGCCATCAGATATCCGAGTTCTCCTTGCGCATCCTGCCGACCCTGGCCGAATGGCCGGAAGCCGTGTTCGCCTTCGCGGCCAATCCGCTGCGCAAAATCACCTCGCCGGCCACGGCCCCCGGTTTTTTCCGGGACATCTTGGCTTGGTTCGGCGTCGCCCCGGAGCGGACGCGGGTCCTGGCCAAACCGACCCTGGCCCCCCGCCTCTGCGTCGCCCCCCAGGCCGAGCAACTGGGCCGGATCGGCCCCGCGCCGGATTATCTCGACCTGCTGGATGCGCTCGCCCGCCAGCGCCTGGGCCGTCCGGTCCGGCGGGGCCGGTTGTACGTCTCCAGGGCGGGCCAAAGCGCCCGTTTCGCCGGGGAGCGCTACCTCGAAACCGCCTTGGTGGCGGCGGGCGTGACGGTGTTCCGACCGGAAAAGGTGGCCCTGGCCCAGCAACTCAGGCGCTACGCCATCGCCGAGCATGTGATCTTCGCGGAAGGCTCGGCCTTGCATGGCACCCAGCTCCTCGGGCGGACGCTGGGCCGGGTCAGCATACTGTGCCGCCGCCCAGGTTCCAGGGTCGCCGAGGTCTTCGTCCAACCCCGCGCCCAGAGCCTCGAATACCTGGATTTCGGGGCCAAGCTGATCCATGGCCTGGACGAGGCGGGCAAAGCCGCCGATAGCCGGGGCATCACCGTCCTGGACGAAGCCTTGTTGCTGGATGGCCTGGAACGGCTCGGCATTCCCATCCGGCGGCACTGGGACAGCGCACGATACCAAGCGGCCTGCGTGGCCGATACCAAGGAATGGCTGGCGCACTTCGCCAGGGGTCGGCGCTTGGCCGTGCCCGGTGCCCGCGAGCGCGTCCTGGCCTGCCTCGCCGCTTGCGGCTTCGCCGCCTTGGCCCCGGCCATCGACGCGCCGCCCCCCCGGCCCGCCCGCGCCGCGTCCACTTCCCGCTGA
- a CDS encoding TIGR01777 family oxidoreductase encodes MRIFVTGGTGLIGRALCKALSESGHHLTVLSRDPAAAKLKCGPGVEIVDSLEVWTPASRFDAVINLAGAPIADRRWSESRKRALWESRVDLTRRLVEAMGRADQKPAVLIGGSAIGVYGDRGDETLDEASDCRGEGFSERLCAAWEAETLNAAALGIRVCLLRTGLVVAPRGGFLARMLPLFKLGLGGRIGDGRQWMSWVHLDDHIALTRFLIDSPHLAGVFNATAPRPVTNAEFTARLAAALKRPALLPVPAGPLRLGLGEMAELLLGGQRVLPGRAREAGFEFRFETLESALRDVLG; translated from the coding sequence ATGCGGATTTTCGTCACGGGTGGCACCGGCCTGATCGGTCGGGCGCTGTGCAAGGCATTATCGGAAAGTGGGCACCACCTTACCGTCCTCAGCCGCGATCCCGCCGCCGCCAAGCTCAAATGCGGGCCGGGCGTGGAGATCGTGGATAGCCTGGAGGTCTGGACGCCCGCTTCCCGGTTCGATGCGGTCATCAACCTGGCGGGCGCACCCATCGCCGACCGGCGTTGGTCCGAAAGCCGCAAGCGGGCTTTGTGGGAGAGCCGGGTCGATTTGACCCGGCGGCTGGTGGAGGCCATGGGCCGGGCCGACCAGAAACCCGCCGTGTTGATCGGTGGCTCGGCCATAGGTGTCTATGGCGATCGCGGCGACGAAACGCTGGACGAGGCTTCGGACTGCCGGGGCGAAGGTTTCAGCGAGCGCCTGTGCGCGGCCTGGGAAGCGGAAACGCTGAACGCCGCGGCCTTGGGCATCCGGGTCTGTTTGCTGCGGACCGGCTTGGTGGTCGCGCCGCGCGGCGGATTCCTCGCCAGGATGTTGCCCTTGTTCAAACTCGGGCTGGGCGGGCGGATCGGCGATGGTAGGCAATGGATGTCCTGGGTCCATCTCGACGACCATATCGCCCTGACCCGCTTCCTCATCGATTCCCCGCACCTCGCCGGCGTTTTCAACGCCACCGCGCCCCGGCCCGTCACCAACGCCGAATTCACGGCCCGCCTCGCGGCGGCGTTGAAGCGGCCCGCCTTATTGCCGGTCCCGGCGGGGCCGCTCCGGTTGGGCCTGGGGGAAATGGCGGAATTGCTCCTGGGCGGCCAGCGGGTCCTGCCCGGGCGGGCGCGGGAAGCGGGATTCGAATTCCGCTTTGAAACCCTGGAATCGGCTTTGCGCGACGTGTTGGGATAA
- the potA gene encoding spermidine/putrescine ABC transporter ATP-binding protein PotA, translated as MNPTPIVQFQAVVKRYDGKTILPGLDLAVNEGEFLTLLGPSGCGKTTALRLLAGFETPDAGEVRLDGGCVNALPPHRRPVNTVFQSYALFPHMTVFDNVAFGLRMAKTPRADIPPRVAEALAGVQLEDLAGRKPHQLSGGQQQRVALARALVNRPRVLLLDESLSALDYRLRKEMQRELKALQTRLGLTFLFVTHDQEEALSMSDRVAVMRAGRIEQIGTPREIYQHPVSLFVAGFVGESNRLDAVVTALPGPGRIAARVEGLDCVFGSGRTWAVGDKVHVLLRPEHLRLEPEAAAPGRLRGTITAQTYKGMGLDTVVELDGGKRVLASGFLGGEDQTGGYKAGQRVAVAWMAGAETVLPAEA; from the coding sequence ATGAACCCAACGCCCATCGTCCAATTCCAAGCCGTCGTCAAACGCTACGACGGCAAAACCATCCTGCCCGGCCTGGACCTCGCCGTGAACGAGGGCGAATTCCTGACCCTGCTCGGTCCTTCCGGCTGCGGCAAAACCACGGCCTTGCGGTTGCTGGCCGGGTTCGAGACGCCCGACGCCGGGGAAGTGCGGCTCGACGGCGGCTGCGTCAACGCCCTGCCGCCCCACCGCCGCCCGGTCAATACCGTATTCCAGAGCTACGCCCTGTTCCCGCATATGACGGTGTTCGACAACGTGGCGTTCGGGCTGCGGATGGCCAAGACGCCGCGCGCCGACATCCCCCCGCGGGTGGCGGAAGCCCTGGCCGGTGTCCAATTGGAGGATTTGGCCGGACGCAAGCCGCACCAGCTATCCGGCGGGCAGCAACAGCGGGTGGCCCTGGCCCGCGCCCTGGTCAACCGGCCCCGCGTGCTGTTGCTGGACGAATCCCTCAGCGCCCTGGATTACCGCTTGCGCAAGGAAATGCAGCGCGAACTCAAAGCCCTGCAAACCCGGCTGGGCCTGACCTTCCTGTTCGTCACCCACGACCAGGAGGAAGCCCTGTCCATGTCCGACCGGGTGGCGGTGATGCGGGCCGGGAGGATCGAGCAGATCGGCACGCCCCGCGAGATTTACCAACATCCCGTCAGCCTGTTCGTGGCCGGGTTCGTCGGCGAGAGCAACCGGCTGGACGCGGTCGTCACCGCGTTGCCGGGGCCGGGCCGGATCGCGGCGCGGGTCGAAGGCTTGGACTGCGTGTTCGGTTCCGGGCGGACCTGGGCAGTGGGCGACAAGGTCCATGTGCTGCTCAGGCCGGAACATCTGCGGCTGGAACCGGAAGCCGCCGCGCCGGGCCGCTTGCGGGGCACCATCACCGCGCAGACCTATAAAGGCATGGGTCTGGACACGGTGGTCGAGCTGGACGGCGGCAAGAGGGTGCTGGCGAGCGGCTTCCTCGGCGGGGAAGATCAAACCGGCGGTTACAAGGCCGGACAGCGGGTGGCGGTGGCTTGGATGGCGGGGGCGGAGACGGTGTTGCCCGCCGAGGCATAG
- a CDS encoding ATP-binding protein, protein MKSIRRKLIATLLGAIITALLLGASAIYFTAREEAGALFDYHLRQIALSLRNPAFGAVWMPPVDADEEDFDFVIQVWDATGVRLYYSQPHVELPGFMDGGYATVETREGAWRVFAIRSRSQVIQVAQPMRVRDHMALEAALRVLLPLLLLLPVLSAAIWVLVSRGLEPLNRLARAVATRTPKALDPLPEAQAPQEARPLVRSLNDLLVRLGDALAAQQAFIADAAHELRTPIAALQLQAQLVERAETEEDRRAALDDLKAGVGRAVQQLLTLARQDPDLAAKPFEPVLLGELARQVVAEHLPLAEAKHIDLGVVATDDGLKVQGDPAALRVLVANLVENGLRYTPEGGRVDLSVWRAEGRPLLEVRDTGPGIAEADRARVFDRFYRGEATHEPGTGLGLSIVKTIADRHGARVGLENGAGGGLRVRVVFAA, encoded by the coding sequence ATGAAATCGATCCGCCGCAAACTCATCGCCACCTTGCTGGGGGCGATCATCACCGCCTTGTTGCTGGGGGCTTCGGCGATTTATTTCACGGCCCGCGAGGAGGCGGGGGCTTTGTTCGATTACCACTTGCGCCAAATCGCCTTGTCGCTGCGCAATCCGGCCTTCGGCGCGGTATGGATGCCGCCGGTGGACGCCGACGAGGAGGACTTCGATTTCGTCATCCAGGTGTGGGACGCGACCGGGGTGCGCCTTTATTACTCGCAGCCGCATGTGGAATTGCCCGGTTTCATGGACGGGGGCTATGCCACGGTAGAGACCCGCGAGGGCGCTTGGCGGGTGTTCGCCATCCGTTCGCGCAGCCAGGTGATCCAGGTGGCCCAGCCGATGCGGGTGCGCGACCACATGGCTTTGGAGGCGGCGTTGCGGGTGTTGTTGCCCTTGCTGTTGTTGCTGCCGGTGCTGAGCGCGGCGATTTGGGTGTTGGTGAGCCGGGGTTTGGAGCCTTTGAACCGGCTGGCCCGCGCCGTCGCCACCCGCACGCCCAAGGCGTTGGACCCCTTGCCCGAGGCGCAAGCCCCGCAGGAGGCCCGGCCCTTGGTGCGTTCGCTCAACGATTTGCTGGTGCGGCTGGGCGATGCCTTGGCGGCGCAGCAAGCCTTCATCGCCGACGCCGCCCACGAACTGCGCACACCCATCGCCGCCTTGCAACTCCAGGCGCAATTGGTCGAGCGGGCCGAGACCGAGGAGGACCGCCGCGCCGCGCTGGACGATCTCAAGGCCGGGGTGGGGCGGGCGGTGCAGCAATTGCTGACCCTGGCCCGCCAAGACCCGGACCTCGCGGCCAAGCCGTTCGAGCCGGTGTTGCTGGGCGAACTGGCGCGGCAGGTGGTGGCGGAGCATCTGCCCTTGGCGGAGGCCAAGCATATCGATCTGGGCGTGGTCGCCACCGACGATGGCTTGAAGGTGCAGGGCGATCCCGCCGCCTTGCGGGTGTTGGTGGCGAACCTGGTCGAGAACGGCTTGCGCTATACCCCGGAGGGCGGGCGGGTGGATTTGTCGGTGTGGCGGGCGGAAGGTCGGCCCCTCCTGGAGGTGCGCGATACCGGACCCGGCATTGCCGAGGCGGACCGGGCGCGGGTGTTCGACCGTTTTTATCGGGGGGAGGCGACCCACGAGCCGGGCACCGGGCTGGGCTTGTCCATCGTCAAGACCATCGCCGACCGGCATGGGGCGCGGGTGGGGCTGGAGAACGGGGCGGGCGGGGGGCTGCGGGTGCGGGTGGTGTTCGCTGCCTGA
- a CDS encoding response regulator encodes MRLLLAEDDPMIGKSVQIGLKKEAYAVDWVRDGIAAELALGNDVYDLLLLDLGLPRKSGLEVLAGLRAKKNTLPVLILTARDAVADRVKGLDGGADDYLVKPFDLDELTARIRALLRRRGGRAEPVIEHGALRVNPVSHEVSLDGQPIALSAREFALLSALLERPGVPLSRKQLEDRIYGWGEEIESNAVEVYIHALRRKLGPDWVRNVRGVGYLLPNQP; translated from the coding sequence ATGCGCCTGTTATTGGCCGAAGACGATCCCATGATCGGCAAGAGCGTCCAGATCGGACTCAAGAAAGAAGCCTACGCCGTGGACTGGGTGCGGGACGGCATCGCCGCCGAACTGGCCCTGGGCAACGATGTGTACGATTTGCTGCTGTTGGATTTGGGCCTGCCGCGCAAGAGCGGCCTGGAGGTGCTGGCGGGACTCCGGGCCAAGAAGAACACCCTCCCGGTCCTGATCCTCACCGCCCGCGACGCCGTGGCCGACCGGGTCAAGGGTTTGGACGGCGGGGCCGATGATTATCTGGTCAAGCCCTTCGACCTGGACGAACTCACCGCCCGCATCCGGGCCTTGCTGCGCCGCCGGGGCGGACGCGCCGAGCCGGTGATCGAGCATGGGGCTTTGCGGGTGAATCCGGTCAGCCATGAAGTGAGCCTGGACGGCCAGCCCATCGCGCTCTCGGCCCGCGAATTCGCCTTGCTCAGCGCCTTGCTGGAACGCCCTGGGGTGCCCTTGTCGCGGAAGCAATTGGAGGACCGCATCTACGGCTGGGGCGAGGAAATCGAGAGCAACGCCGTGGAGGTCTATATCCACGCCCTGCGCCGCAAGCTGGGGCCGGATTGGGTGCGGAACGTGCGCGGCGTGGGTTATTTGTTGCCGAACCAGCCATGA
- a CDS encoding phenylacetate--CoA ligase family protein produces the protein MPNPFFSTSLDDRLAQHAALDGPTTLLDWFRATAPEVPAYRRFLAGHGLAPESVATFEDFARLPLTNKPNYMHAHPLPERCRGGSLLDCDRVAVSSGSTGQPTFWPRSVRHEFDIALRFEQVFRDSFQAHERPTLAVVCFALGNWVGGLYTASCLWHLGQKGYPLLVATPGNKQEEIFRVVRELAPHFEQTVLLGYPPFVKDVIDAGLAEGIDWPRHRIKLVFAGEVFSEEWRSLVGQRTGSTAVCYDSASLYGTADGGVLGNETPLSIAARRFLAQHPQAARELFGESRLPTLVQYDPLSRYFELHEGTLVVSGDNGVPLFRYHIADKGGLVGHAELLAFLADHGAKLEDYGLDPARPTRALPFAYVFGRADFTVSYYGANIYPENIAVGLEQPDIQAFATGKFVLEVRETPAGDSELRVTVELLPGIAADAGKAARLAESIRAQLLRLNSEFANYIPAERQTPRVELKPFGDAGYFPAGVKHRYTRR, from the coding sequence ATGCCCAATCCCTTCTTCTCCACTTCCCTGGACGACCGCCTCGCCCAACACGCGGCCCTGGACGGCCCAACCACCCTCCTCGACTGGTTCCGCGCCACCGCGCCGGAAGTCCCGGCCTACCGCCGATTCCTGGCCGGGCACGGCCTCGCGCCCGAAAGCGTGGCCACCTTCGAGGATTTCGCCCGCCTGCCGCTCACCAACAAACCCAACTACATGCACGCCCATCCCCTGCCGGAACGCTGCCGGGGCGGGAGCCTGTTGGATTGCGACCGGGTGGCGGTGTCCTCGGGTTCCACCGGCCAGCCCACCTTCTGGCCGCGCTCGGTCCGGCACGAATTCGACATCGCCCTGCGCTTCGAGCAAGTGTTCCGCGACAGCTTCCAAGCGCACGAACGCCCCACCCTGGCGGTGGTCTGCTTCGCGCTGGGCAATTGGGTGGGCGGGCTCTACACCGCGTCCTGCCTCTGGCATCTGGGGCAAAAGGGCTATCCGCTCCTGGTGGCGACCCCAGGCAACAAGCAGGAAGAAATCTTCCGGGTGGTGCGCGAACTCGCCCCGCATTTCGAGCAGACGGTGTTGCTGGGCTATCCGCCCTTCGTCAAGGATGTGATCGACGCCGGGCTGGCCGAGGGCATCGATTGGCCGCGCCACCGCATCAAACTGGTGTTCGCGGGCGAGGTGTTCAGCGAGGAATGGCGCAGCCTGGTGGGACAAAGGACCGGCTCGACCGCGGTGTGCTACGACTCAGCCTCGCTCTACGGCACCGCAGACGGCGGCGTCCTCGGCAACGAAACCCCCCTGAGCATCGCCGCCCGCCGCTTCCTGGCCCAACATCCCCAGGCCGCGCGGGAATTGTTCGGCGAATCGCGCCTGCCGACCCTGGTGCAATACGATCCCCTCAGCCGTTATTTCGAGTTGCACGAGGGCACCCTGGTGGTTTCCGGCGACAACGGCGTGCCGCTGTTCCGCTACCACATCGCCGACAAGGGCGGACTCGTCGGCCATGCCGAATTGCTGGCGTTCCTGGCCGACCATGGCGCGAAGCTGGAGGATTACGGGCTGGACCCGGCCCGGCCCACCCGCGCCCTGCCCTTCGCCTACGTGTTTGGCCGGGCCGATTTCACGGTCTCGTATTACGGGGCCAATATCTACCCGGAAAACATCGCCGTGGGCCTGGAGCAACCGGATATCCAGGCTTTCGCCACGGGCAAGTTCGTGCTGGAAGTGCGGGAAACCCCGGCGGGCGACAGCGAATTGAGGGTGACGGTGGAATTATTGCCGGGCATCGCCGCCGACGCGGGGAAAGCGGCGCGGTTGGCCGAATCGATCCGGGCGCAATTGCTCAGGCTGAACAGCGAGTTCGCCAATTACATCCCAGCGGAGCGGCAAACGCCCAGGGTGGAATTAAAGCCGTTCGGGGATGCCGGGTATTTCCCGGCGGGCGTGAAACACCGCTATACCCGGCGCTAA